The DNA window ACAACAAGGCCAAACTCGGCCATGAGCCCCTACAATCTCTCAAGGAAATATCACCACCCCACCGTACGTGCCAGCCCCACCACCTCACCCACCATAATTTTACCAAGGCCAAATAACACTCGAAGAAGCGAACCCCGAGAAGAATCTACAAGAACAGCAAAACCCAACTAATGGGAATATGAACCAAACCGGGCACAAAACTCTTGAAGGACCGAAAAAGACCCTAAAATGAGTGGAAATTTAAGAGAGTGTGCATAGTTCAGGTGTAGACTCGGCAAAGAAAAAGAACCTAGAGCAAGAAATCACAGAAAGGGTAAGAATCGAGATGGAAATATTCAGAAGAAGGGAGCCGAAGAGCACAAGTTTCCTAAACATTGGAAACCCGTTGTCGCCCGAGATCCGAGACAGACCTTTCCCGTTAAACTACAAAACACCACAGCTAGATGATTACAATAGAACGGGAGATCCGATAATACACTTGAGTTGTTTCCAGGTGGTCATGATGGTGCAAAGCTTTTCCGAAGCGGCCGTCTGCAAACTATTCCCGACAACTCTAAAAGGGTCAAATACTCTTTTATTTCTAACTTCTTACTATTCAAAGGTTAACTAAGGAAAtgaataattcaatttaaaccatttaaaattaaattttctaaccAATTTGagaacatatttttttttttaattctcccTTCAAGAAGTGACTTTTTAAACATCgatccttatttaatttttaactattttgaaCATATAAATATACGGTTTTGATCTACTCGCCGTAGAGAATACAAAACTATCAAAATTAAATGTCAAAATAGACAAATAAATATAACAATTTTATACCCATATTTaacattttcatatataaaatacgttataaattttacaaacaGCCAGAAGAGAGAAATTAAAATCTGTATATTATTagttaaaactataaaaaaaaattgatatacaTGCAGACGTATTAGTTTCTAGTGGCTTAATCATGCATATTCTTTTAATATTCCCATATTTGATGTGACAAAACAAGTAGCCTCTTTTATAGTGCACTATcaataatatatagttttcttaaattttgaaatctcccgtttagaaattttattttttaaaaatataatttcctaattaatcattttgtatcctttttttaatcatgttatataaattatgaatttttttattattgttaacaaaaaaaataaataggaaaatgtaatttaataaacacttcttttatttttatatataaaatacaagaagacttttaaaatgaaatttttaaaataaaataaaatgaatatttgTGTTAATTTTCACCCTCAAGAAAAGATGTGGCACTAGTGAGAGCAGCAAGTGAGGGAGAGAAACCACAATGAAGTTTGATAGAATCCTGCACTCTGGCTGACAGTGGATAAATTCTCTCTTTTTTGTTTGCGTTTATTCTTGTTTCCTTTTCTGATaaagcaaaaaaaatgaaaagtctTGTTCATGCCAATATCCTTTCGGGCTCCTACAAATACCCACATTTCCCTAACCCTTTGTATTCCCATCCACCTTCAAAACAAACATCTTTGGCTTCCATTTATTCTCATCTATCTCCTGCAACTCCGCATCCACTAGCGGTCTCATTGTAGACCTCTGTTGGTTGCTGTGTTTGCTATAATCACCATGTCTTCCTCTCTGATCTCTCTCAAACCAGAGGCTATGGGGATAGTCTCCATTCTTGGCTCCGACTCTGAAAAACCTAAGCCTCTCAGACGAACACTCTCAGCTGATATGTCGTCTAACAACTATGGCGTTTCTGGGCTCAAGAGAATCGCCTCGTCTGGAGAGTTTCCTAAGGAGTTAGATGTATGGAGCTCAATCTTATCGCAAAAAGCGCAAGAGGAGGATAACCAGACACTTTATGTCCACCCTCTTATTAAAAGATCGTCAAGTTGTTTGAGCGAAAAGAGCCTTGAAATTTGCACTGAAAGTCTAGGCTCCGAGACCGGCTCCGATGGGTTGATCTCACCGCAGGATGacatagaagaagaagaaaaaagtatGTCCAAGTATGAAATGGTTGTAGGGAAGTATAATAAGAAACCATCTTCAGCAAAATTATTCCCTCCACCGCTATCAACTCTTGACGGGGCTTCCCTCCATATGAAGCCTCGTCGTGATAATGGCAGGTTGGTTCTTGAAGCGGTCTCTGTTACGGCGCAAAACAATTTCCACGCTCAACGCCACCAGGGTCGCCTTGTCCTCACTTTCGTCGACCAAGAAGAAGATGCAGAGGAAGAGGATGAGAACTTTGCGGTGGAGGAACCACCAAAGTTGGCGGGTGGACTGATAACTGTGCACAGGCTAGCAGTGATGATGAATAAGCCGGTGGTGTTAAGTAACATGAAGTTACTAAGTTCCTCCATGCCTCCTACTCCGACACCTTTCAATGCTTATGAGTATTACTGGAAGCCCAAACCGGTGGCCACAGCCAAAGACAAGAATAAGACATCATCCACTGAAAAGCAAGAATTAATTCCTTTGCCAAAAGGGTGCTACCACCCGAAGAGGTCTCTTTTGTTTTGGGAGACCTATTGCATTGCCACCTCCTAATGAACAATCTCCACTCCTTGTTTAGTCAAATCATAAGAAAAGGAATATATACTTTCATTGAACACTACAATGTGTCTCCTTCAATAATTGTTCAATAATTATTACACTTTCCTTTCGTATTATATCATCAAAAATGCCTCTTGTCTCATCCTACTTTTCTAAACGTTGTAATCTCCCCTTTATATGGAATAATGATTCAGCTAATGGTTATTCCAGGTCGTCATTCATGTAACAAATTAATAAGACGTTGTAATGTTAtgatatttaatgataaaaacaattaactagtttaatatcataaatatcaattgacTTATTGTAAAATAAcatacaattatttatttaaatatatttcttttttagTTATAACGACGGTTCTCAACCCTAAAACCCCACAAAACCCTAACTCTAATCCTAACCTTCTTCCTGCCATTTTTCACGTTCAAAACTCTACCGTTAACTAGATTTACGACGTTAGAAAGGTCCCCGCAATTCACTACGATACTTTGACAGCCAGCTGGTCATTTATTTCGAGAAATTTTCAAGATCATGGAGGCATCATGATTTGGAAAAGGTATTTGCGCATTATGAAGTTATTGGTAACATTTCATTAGCGTCAAAACTCCCCAAAAAGGAATTGTTGCTTTGTTTTTTTGAGACTTACAATTGCTAAGGGGTGTTGTGGGTCCTTTTTCAACTAAATATGATTGTTATTGACATATTTAAGTTGCGTGCTTTTATCTCTAGATTTCCTTTAAAACAACCAATTCAGAAGAAGAGTGTTTCATCCGTGGAGAAGTAGTTGGCGAAGATGATTCTCAATCCATTTGTTAGGGACAATATATCGTACGTCCATGTTGTTGCAGATGATGCTACAATGAGGTCTGTTGCAGGAGAATATATTGTTGGTTTGCTGGTGCAAATGGTGTAGCTATGAAAACGGGCGATGAGCTGAATATGGTTGTAGGTGACTCTAATGGTATTCCTGCAGAAGCTTCAGCTGTTATCGAATTTTCAATTTGGAAGGACTCTGTGGCTGTAGATAATGAAGAATGGATTGATTGTTTAGTTGTGGCTAGAGCGAATGATATTTAATCAATTTTGAAGGCaaaatttttcttatttgaaaagaaaattgaatataatataGTAAGATTTCATTAATGGGTGGTAACCTAATCTTGCTTACTGATGGATCCGAATGCTGAACGTACGTCTTTGGCCCTACGAGTTGGATAATGGAAAGAGAATCGGTTACGGGCGGGTGTCCGAACCCCGACCGCTCTGAAGCTGAAGTTAGTTGGTAGTTTTTATAGAAATGAATTATGTATATTGGTCAGGATTAGTCGTACCTTTGGGCGGATGGATTCGTGCACTATTTAAGTATGCTCAGCGTGTTTGCCTTTCCTTGGGCGATGTGGGATTCCCTTGTGGTGCTTTTACTATCTTGTTCTATGCTTATTCCATCATTACTCCCCCCTTCAGTTTTGCGTTGACTAGGTATTTATCTCTTGATTTATTCATCGCAATTTTCAGCACCTAcggttttttgttttatttctatCACATCTCTACTTCCTTGCCGCTCCTTGTTAATGGCGTGTCATCCGTTTGTGCCTCGTGAGACTATGGTTTTTGGGAAGTTTATCTGTTCTTTGTGGTTCATTTCATCCATTTTCATAGCGTGTTTTGGTTCTGCTTTCTTGTGCGAACTGAACCAAAACAAGCTACGAAAGTGGTCGGAACGATCCTTCTTTCCATATTTATCTTTACCTTGGACTTTGCCCCGTGTATTTTGTAACTTGTTTTGGTTTTATAGGTTTTGGTTAACCAAACCTAAGCAAGTTACCTATTTTTGCTTTTCCTCTTCTCTTTGTGTATGCGTTTTGGGCTTTTCTCTCTACAAATATATAGTGTCATGGGCAACGCGTTACAACTGTCTTGTCTTTTTCAATTCTCTTTTCTCGCACATCGTCGAGATGTTCCTCGTTCTACTTTTGTTCCTAAAGGTGGGGTCGTCGATCGAGATTGCTTCATTCTCCCAATGGTTTTCCTTTAAATTCTG is part of the Mercurialis annua linkage group LG3, ddMerAnnu1.2, whole genome shotgun sequence genome and encodes:
- the LOC126675272 gene encoding protein FAF-like, chloroplastic, giving the protein MSSSLISLKPEAMGIVSILGSDSEKPKPLRRTLSADMSSNNYGVSGLKRIASSGEFPKELDVWSSILSQKAQEEDNQTLYVHPLIKRSSSCLSEKSLEICTESLGSETGSDGLISPQDDIEEEEKSMSKYEMVVGKYNKKPSSAKLFPPPLSTLDGASLHMKPRRDNGRLVLEAVSVTAQNNFHAQRHQGRLVLTFVDQEEDAEEEDENFAVEEPPKLAGGLITVHRLAVMMNKPVVLSNMKLLSSSMPPTPTPFNAYEYYWKPKPVATAKDKNKTSSTEKQELIPLPKGCYHPKRSLLFWETYCIATS